A window from Sceloporus undulatus isolate JIND9_A2432 ecotype Alabama chromosome 8, SceUnd_v1.1, whole genome shotgun sequence encodes these proteins:
- the RHBDL1 gene encoding rhomboid-related protein 1 isoform X1 translates to MDRSSLLQLIQEQLDPDNTGFIGVETFASLVHSHELPLDPAKLEMLVALAHSNDEGQICYQELVDLISSKRSSSFKRAIANGQRALPRDGLLDETGLGFYKRFVRYVAYEILPCEMDRRWYFYQHRACPPPVFMAVVTLTQIIVFLCYGARLNKWVLQTYHPEYMKSPLVYHPGHRARAWRFLTYMFMHVGLEQLGFNALLQLMIGVPLEMVHGVLRISFLYLAGVLAGSLTVSITDMRAPLVGGSGGVYALCSAHLANVVMNWAGMRCPYKLLRMVLALVCMSSEVGRAVWLRFSPPLPSSGPQPSFMAHLAGAIVGISMGLTILRSYEENLQDQCGWWVVLLSYATFLVFAIFWNIFAYDLLGAQIPPPP, encoded by the exons CTTGATCCTGACAACACTGGTTTCATCGGCGTGGAGACCTTCGCCAGCCTGGTGCACAGCCATGAACTGCCCTTGGACCCGGCCAAACTGGAAATGCTGGTGGCACTGGCCCACAGCAACGACGAAGGACAGATCTGCTACCAGGAGCTGGTAGACCTG ATCAGCAGCAAGCGGTCCAGCAGTTTCAAGCGAGCCATCGCCAATGGTCAGAGGGCACTGCCCCGGGATGGACTCCTGGATGAGACCGGCCTGGGCTTCTACAAGCGTTTTGTCCGCTATGTGGCGTATGAGATCCTGCCCTGTGAGATGGATCGGCGGTGGTACTTCTACCAACACCGCGCTTGTCCGCCACCAGTATTCATGGCAGTCGTCACACTAACCCAG ATCATCGTGTTTCTCTGCTATGGGGCCCGGTTGAACAAGTGGGTGCTGCAGACGTACCATCCGGAGTACATGAAGAGCCCCCTGGTCTACCATCCAGGGCATCGCGCGCGCGCCTGGAGGTTCCTCACGTACATGTTTATGCATGTGGG GTTGGAACAGTTAGGCTTCAATGCCCTTTTGCAGCTGATGATTGGGGTGCCCCTCGAAATGGTCCACGGCGTCCTTCGCATCAGCTTCCTCTACCTCGCAGGTGTTTTGGCAG GTTCTCTGACCGTCTCCATCACAGACATGAGAGCGCCTTTGGTCGGAGGCTCAGGGGGAGTCTACGCTCTTTGCTCAGCACATCTGGCCAACGTTGTTATG AACTGGGCAGGAATGCGCTGTCCATATAAGCTGCTCCGCATGGTGCTGGCACTGGTGTGCA TGAGCTCTGAGGTGGGCCGAGCCGTCTGGCTGCGCTTTTCGCCCCCCTTGCCCTCCTCGGGCCCCCAGCCGAGCTTCATGGCCCACCTGGCAGGGGCAATCGTAGGCATCAGCATGGGCCTGACTATCCTCCGGAGCTATGAGGAGAACCTGCAGGATCAGTGCGGGTGGTGGGTTGTGCTCCTCTCTTACGCCACCTTCTTGGTCTTTGCCATCTTCTGGAACATCTTCGCCTACGACCTTCTAGGGGCACAGATTCCACCTCCTCCTTAG
- the RHBDL1 gene encoding rhomboid-related protein 1 isoform X2 → MDRSSLLQLIQEQLDPDNTGFIGVETFASLVHSHELPLDPAKLEMLVALAHSNDEGQICYQELVDLVSGISSKRSSSFKRAIANGQRALPRDGLLDETGLGFYKRFVRYVAYEILPCEMDRRWYFYQHRACPPPVFMAVVTLTQIIVFLCYGARLNKWVLQTYHPEYMKSPLVYHPGHRARAWRFLTYMFMHVGLEQLGFNALLQLMIGVPLEMVHGVLRISFLYLAGVLAGSLTVSITDMRAPLVGGSGGVYALCSAHLANVVMNWAGMRCPYKLLRMVLALVCMSSEVGRAVWLRFSPPLPSSGPQPSFMAHLAGAIVGISMGLTILRSYEENLQDQCGWWVVLLSYATFLVFAIFWNIFAYDLLGAQIPPPP, encoded by the exons CTTGATCCTGACAACACTGGTTTCATCGGCGTGGAGACCTTCGCCAGCCTGGTGCACAGCCATGAACTGCCCTTGGACCCGGCCAAACTGGAAATGCTGGTGGCACTGGCCCACAGCAACGACGAAGGACAGATCTGCTACCAGGAGCTGGTAGACCTGGTCAGTGGC ATCAGCAGCAAGCGGTCCAGCAGTTTCAAGCGAGCCATCGCCAATGGTCAGAGGGCACTGCCCCGGGATGGACTCCTGGATGAGACCGGCCTGGGCTTCTACAAGCGTTTTGTCCGCTATGTGGCGTATGAGATCCTGCCCTGTGAGATGGATCGGCGGTGGTACTTCTACCAACACCGCGCTTGTCCGCCACCAGTATTCATGGCAGTCGTCACACTAACCCAG ATCATCGTGTTTCTCTGCTATGGGGCCCGGTTGAACAAGTGGGTGCTGCAGACGTACCATCCGGAGTACATGAAGAGCCCCCTGGTCTACCATCCAGGGCATCGCGCGCGCGCCTGGAGGTTCCTCACGTACATGTTTATGCATGTGGG GTTGGAACAGTTAGGCTTCAATGCCCTTTTGCAGCTGATGATTGGGGTGCCCCTCGAAATGGTCCACGGCGTCCTTCGCATCAGCTTCCTCTACCTCGCAGGTGTTTTGGCAG GTTCTCTGACCGTCTCCATCACAGACATGAGAGCGCCTTTGGTCGGAGGCTCAGGGGGAGTCTACGCTCTTTGCTCAGCACATCTGGCCAACGTTGTTATG AACTGGGCAGGAATGCGCTGTCCATATAAGCTGCTCCGCATGGTGCTGGCACTGGTGTGCA TGAGCTCTGAGGTGGGCCGAGCCGTCTGGCTGCGCTTTTCGCCCCCCTTGCCCTCCTCGGGCCCCCAGCCGAGCTTCATGGCCCACCTGGCAGGGGCAATCGTAGGCATCAGCATGGGCCTGACTATCCTCCGGAGCTATGAGGAGAACCTGCAGGATCAGTGCGGGTGGTGGGTTGTGCTCCTCTCTTACGCCACCTTCTTGGTCTTTGCCATCTTCTGGAACATCTTCGCCTACGACCTTCTAGGGGCACAGATTCCACCTCCTCCTTAG